One window of Rasiella rasia genomic DNA carries:
- the rpsE gene encoding 30S ribosomal protein S5, translating into MYQDYKNVETVKPGGLELKDRLVGVQRVTKVTKGGRAFGFSAIVVVGDENGVVGQGLGKSKDVASAIAKAIEDAKKNLVRIPLNKASLPHEQKGKYGGARVNLLPAAPGTGLIAGGAVRAVLEAVGVHDVLSKSQGSSNPHNVVKATFDALLQLRSAQTVAKQRGITLEKLYKG; encoded by the coding sequence ATGTATCAAGATTATAAAAACGTAGAAACAGTAAAACCAGGAGGTCTTGAATTAAAAGACCGTTTGGTGGGTGTACAACGTGTTACTAAGGTAACCAAAGGTGGTCGTGCTTTCGGATTTTCAGCTATTGTAGTTGTAGGTGATGAAAATGGCGTAGTTGGACAAGGATTAGGAAAGTCGAAAGACGTTGCTAGTGCTATTGCTAAAGCTATTGAAGATGCCAAGAAAAATTTAGTTCGTATTCCTTTAAACAAGGCGTCTCTTCCACATGAGCAAAAAGGTAAGTATGGTGGAGCACGTGTAAATTTATTACCAGCTGCGCCTGGTACAGGTTTGATTGCAGGTGGTGCCGTACGTGCAGTACTTGAGGCAGTAGGAGTTCACGATGTACTATCTAAAAGTCAAGGTTCGTCTAACCCTCACAATGTGGTAAAAGCAACGTTTGACGCTTTATTACAATTGCGAAGTGCACAGACAGTAGCTAAGCAACGTGGTATTACTTTGGAAAAATTATATAAAGGATAA
- the rplF gene encoding 50S ribosomal protein L6 codes for MSRIGKNPVAIPEGVTVDVKDNAITVKGKLGELTQSISDVSVKIEDGNVIVERPSDAKDHRAKHGLYRSLVSNMIEGVSNGWTKKLELVGVGYRASNQGQKLDLAIGFSHNIVMDIAPEVKIETVSDKGKNPIVILTSHDKQLVGQVAAKIRGFRKPEPYKGKGIKFVGEIIRRKAGKSA; via the coding sequence ATGTCAAGAATAGGTAAAAACCCGGTAGCGATTCCTGAAGGAGTAACAGTAGATGTCAAAGACAACGCTATTACTGTAAAAGGGAAATTAGGCGAGTTAACTCAGAGTATTTCTGATGTTAGCGTAAAAATTGAAGATGGTAATGTAATTGTTGAGCGTCCTAGCGATGCGAAGGATCATAGAGCAAAACACGGTCTGTATCGTTCACTTGTAAGTAATATGATTGAAGGTGTGTCTAACGGATGGACCAAGAAATTAGAATTAGTTGGAGTTGGATACAGAGCAAGTAACCAAGGTCAAAAACTTGATTTGGCAATAGGTTTCTCTCATAATATAGTTATGGACATCGCGCCAGAAGTTAAAATTGAGACTGTAAGTGATAAAGGGAAAAACCCGATAGTAATATTAACATCACATGACAAACAATTGGTTGGTCAAGTAGCCGCAAAGATTCGTGGCTTCCGTAAACCAGAGCCTTACAAAGGAAAAGGTATCAAGTTTGTTGGTGAAATCATTAGAAGAAAAGCAGGTAAATCTGCATAA
- the rplR gene encoding 50S ribosomal protein L18, with product MALSKTDRRDRIRFRIRKTVSGTAERPRLAVYRSNKEIYAQLIDDVNGTTITAASSRDKDIDASKVNKVEAAKLVGKAIAEKATKAGVETVSFDRGGYLYHGRVKSLAEGAREGGLKF from the coding sequence ATGGCATTATCAAAAACCGATAGAAGAGACCGTATTCGATTCAGAATCCGTAAAACGGTTTCAGGAACAGCAGAGCGTCCGCGTTTGGCTGTATACAGAAGTAATAAAGAGATCTATGCACAACTTATTGACGATGTAAATGGAACAACCATTACCGCAGCATCTTCAAGAGATAAAGACATAGACGCTTCCAAAGTAAATAAAGTGGAAGCTGCAAAATTAGTGGGTAAGGCAATCGCCGAGAAAGCTACAAAAGCTGGAGTTGAAACAGTTAGTTTCGACAGAGGAGGGTACCTATACCACGGAAGAGTAAAATCATTAGCTGAAGGAGCACGCGAAGGCGGCCTTAAATTCTAA
- the rplX gene encoding 50S ribosomal protein L24 — MGKLKIKSGDTVVVTAGDHKGSEGKVLRVDAEKNKAIVEGVNTVKKHEKPSAANPQGGITEKEAPIHVSNLSLVDPKSGDATRVGYRMEDGKKVRFAKKSNQVL, encoded by the coding sequence ATGGGAAAGCTTAAAATAAAATCAGGAGATACAGTAGTAGTGACCGCAGGAGACCATAAAGGATCTGAAGGTAAGGTACTTCGTGTAGATGCTGAAAAGAACAAAGCAATAGTAGAGGGAGTAAATACAGTGAAGAAGCATGAGAAGCCAAGTGCGGCTAATCCTCAAGGTGGAATTACTGAAAAAGAAGCTCCTATTCATGTTTCTAACTTATCATTAGTAGATCCTAAATCAGGTGATGCTACACGTGTAGGTTATAGAATGGAAGATGGTAAAAAAGTACGATTTGCTAAAAAATCAAATCAAGTATTATAG
- the rpmD gene encoding 50S ribosomal protein L30 has product MAKIKVTKVKSAINRTKNQKRTLEALGLKKIGQTIEHEDTPNILGMVNKVKHLVSIETV; this is encoded by the coding sequence ATGGCAAAAATTAAAGTAACTAAGGTGAAAAGTGCAATTAACCGCACAAAGAACCAAAAGAGAACGCTTGAAGCGTTGGGTCTTAAAAAGATCGGACAAACAATCGAGCATGAAGACACGCCAAATATTCTTGGTATGGTAAATAAAGTGAAACACTTGGTTTCTATAGAAACCGTTTAA
- the rpsN gene encoding 30S ribosomal protein S14: MAKESMKARERKRTATVKKYAAKRKALKEAGDWEGLQKLPKNASPIRQHNRCKLTGRPKGYMRVFGISRVMFREMANQGLIPGVRKASW, from the coding sequence ATGGCTAAAGAATCAATGAAAGCGCGCGAGCGTAAAAGAACCGCAACTGTAAAGAAATATGCTGCAAAGCGTAAGGCCTTAAAGGAAGCTGGTGATTGGGAAGGTTTACAAAAACTTCCTAAAAATGCCTCTCCAATTAGACAACACAACCGTTGTAAATTAACAGGTCGTCCTAAAGGATATATGAGAGTGTTTGGAATTTCACGTGTTATGTTTCGTGAAATGGCAAATCAAGGTTTAATTCCAGGAGTTCGTAAGGCAAGCTGGTAA
- the rplE gene encoding 50S ribosomal protein L5, giving the protein MAYTPRLKEEYKSRVTNALTDEFGYNNVMQVPKLSCIVVSRGVGAAVADKKLIDNSVEELTNITGQRAIATISKKDVATFKLRKGMPIGAKVTLRGERMYEFLDRLITSALPNVRDFNGINATGFDGRGNYSMGITEQIIFPEINIDKVKKIEGMNITFVTSAATDKEAKSLLTELGLPFKKN; this is encoded by the coding sequence ATGGCATATACACCAAGACTTAAGGAAGAATATAAGAGCCGAGTAACAAATGCTCTTACAGACGAATTTGGTTACAATAATGTAATGCAGGTTCCAAAACTTTCGTGCATCGTAGTATCACGTGGAGTTGGAGCGGCTGTAGCCGATAAGAAGTTAATCGATAACTCTGTTGAGGAATTGACTAACATTACTGGCCAAAGAGCAATTGCAACTATCTCTAAGAAAGATGTTGCGACCTTTAAATTACGTAAAGGGATGCCTATTGGAGCAAAAGTTACATTGCGTGGCGAGCGTATGTATGAGTTTTTAGATAGACTTATTACTAGTGCATTGCCTAACGTACGTGATTTTAATGGTATTAATGCTACAGGTTTTGACGGTAGAGGAAATTACAGTATGGGAATTACCGAACAGATTATCTTTCCTGAAATCAATATTGATAAGGTAAAGAAAATTGAAGGTATGAATATTACTTTCGTTACTTCTGCTGCGACCGACAAGGAAGCTAAATCATTACTAACAGAACTAGGATTACCTTTTAAAAAGAACTAA
- the rpsH gene encoding 30S ribosomal protein S8, producing MTTDPIADFLTRVRNAVKAGHRVVEVPASNLKKEITKILFDQGFILSYKFEDDNGPQGTIKIALKYDKLTKDPVIKKMQRISTPGLRKYAGASEMPRILNGLGIAIISTSAGVMTGKQAASQNVGGEVLCYVY from the coding sequence ATGACAACAGATCCAATCGCAGATTTTCTAACAAGAGTTAGAAATGCAGTGAAAGCAGGACATCGCGTAGTAGAGGTGCCGGCTTCAAATCTTAAAAAAGAGATTACAAAAATTTTGTTTGATCAAGGGTTTATCTTGAGCTACAAATTTGAAGACGATAATGGGCCGCAAGGAACTATTAAAATCGCCTTGAAATACGACAAGCTTACAAAAGATCCAGTAATCAAAAAAATGCAACGAATAAGCACACCTGGTTTACGTAAGTATGCAGGTGCTTCAGAAATGCCACGTATCCTTAACGGATTGGGAATTGCTATCATTTCAACTTCAGCAGGAGTTATGACAGGAAAGCAAGCAGCCAGCCAGAATGTAGGTGGAGAAGTATTGTGTTACGTTTACTAA